Proteins encoded within one genomic window of uncultured Draconibacterium sp.:
- a CDS encoding glycoside hydrolase family 28 protein — MTRKIPFLILIASIVFSCTTKVEKENKSELVKRLEGFFYNKDFAKIPETTFSVDAYGAIADGKTLATEAIQKTIDAAAEAGGGKVIFPPGTYLSGALFVKSNVELHIGEGVIIRAIQDNDYYPRKWTRIAGIEMEWPAALINVYNEHNVRITGKGVIDGNGKYWWKKFWGDPRYTGGMWGEYKEKGIRWAVDYDCERVRPVVIWKSEDVLLKDFTVKRAGFWTVSLTYSTRVHVNGLVVRNNIGGFGPSSDGIDTDSSKDVLVENCDIDCNDDNLCIKAGKDADGLRVNRPAENIVYRNCITRAGHGLITLGSETSGGMRNIEVYGLEAIGTNIGIRFKSAKVRGGLMENIHFHDIKMKDVANPFHFELNWYPEYSYCNIPDNIPEDEIKDRWRVLSQRVTPEEKGIPEFRNIKLSNITVEKAKRAFYANAYPEKPIHNITWENVTVEAEESGKLSYASDWTMNNVTLKTASGLPIELIESSNIQQPKIVTIEKAAPQPKEKLSLDQQIRAINMDAKKVIIPVNPTEVQAIVEGDTTLYSEKFKVFILKQENATIGFYEPLGDGFYYSKVEIATKNNASLIEVKGQKLHDYTFVVNREVKPKSVNGADNWSYNDDMKQVIIAKKEKAFTIQINQ; from the coding sequence ATGACTCGCAAGATTCCATTTTTAATATTAATCGCGTCTATTGTTTTTTCCTGCACAACAAAAGTTGAGAAGGAGAATAAAAGCGAACTGGTAAAACGTTTGGAGGGCTTCTTTTACAACAAAGATTTTGCAAAAATTCCGGAGACAACCTTTAGTGTTGATGCTTACGGAGCTATCGCTGATGGAAAAACATTGGCAACAGAAGCCATTCAGAAAACCATTGATGCTGCTGCTGAAGCCGGAGGGGGAAAGGTTATTTTTCCTCCCGGAACTTATCTTTCAGGGGCACTCTTTGTAAAATCGAATGTAGAGTTGCACATTGGAGAAGGTGTAATTATCCGGGCTATTCAGGATAACGATTACTATCCTCGAAAATGGACACGCATTGCCGGAATTGAAATGGAATGGCCGGCTGCCCTTATTAATGTTTACAACGAACACAATGTGCGCATTACCGGGAAAGGGGTTATCGACGGCAATGGAAAATACTGGTGGAAGAAATTCTGGGGCGATCCCCGATACACCGGAGGCATGTGGGGCGAATACAAAGAAAAAGGCATTCGCTGGGCTGTTGATTACGACTGCGAACGTGTCCGCCCGGTTGTAATTTGGAAATCGGAAGATGTGCTGTTAAAAGATTTTACGGTGAAACGCGCCGGATTCTGGACCGTTTCGCTCACGTACAGTACCCGTGTTCATGTAAACGGGCTTGTGGTGCGTAATAACATTGGCGGATTCGGCCCCAGTTCCGATGGTATTGACACCGACTCATCGAAAGACGTGCTGGTTGAAAACTGCGACATCGACTGCAACGACGATAACCTGTGCATTAAAGCGGGTAAAGATGCCGATGGTTTGCGCGTTAATCGTCCGGCAGAAAACATTGTTTACCGGAACTGCATCACCCGCGCCGGACACGGTTTAATCACCCTCGGAAGTGAAACTTCAGGTGGAATGAGAAATATTGAAGTGTACGGACTCGAAGCTATCGGTACCAACATTGGTATTCGTTTCAAATCGGCTAAAGTGCGTGGCGGGTTGATGGAGAACATTCATTTTCACGACATTAAAATGAAAGATGTTGCCAATCCTTTCCATTTCGAGCTAAACTGGTACCCCGAATACAGCTACTGCAACATTCCTGACAATATTCCTGAAGACGAAATAAAAGACCGCTGGAGAGTGCTCAGCCAAAGGGTTACTCCCGAAGAAAAAGGGATTCCTGAATTCCGAAATATTAAACTCAGCAACATTACTGTTGAAAAAGCCAAACGCGCTTTTTATGCCAATGCCTACCCCGAAAAACCGATTCATAACATTACCTGGGAGAATGTTACAGTAGAAGCTGAAGAGAGCGGGAAGTTGAGTTATGCCAGCGACTGGACCATGAATAATGTTACGCTAAAAACAGCGAGCGGTTTACCAATAGAATTAATTGAAAGTAGCAATATCCAACAACCAAAAATAGTTACTATCGAAAAAGCAGCACCGCAACCGAAAGAAAAACTATCACTCGATCAGCAAATAAGGGCAATAAACATGGACGCCAAAAAGGTTATTATTCCTGTTAATCCAACAGAGGTTCAGGCAATAGTTGAAGGCGACACAACCCTTTATTCTGAAAAATTCAAGGTGTTTATTTTAAAACAGGAAAATGCGACCATTGGATTTTACGAACCGTTGGGCGATGGTTTTTACTACTCGAAAGTGGAGATTGCCACTAAAAATAATGCTTCGCTGATAGAGGTAAAAGGACAGAAACTTCACGATTACACTTTTGTAGTTAACAGGGAGGTTAAACCTAAAAGTGTTAACGGAGCAGACAATTGGAGCTACAACGATGATATGAAACAGGTCATCATCGCAAAGAAAGAAAAAGCATTTACCATTCAGATTAATCAATAA